From Curtobacterium sp. MCBA15_012:
CGTCGTGGTGAACGTCAACAGCGGCGGCAGCACCTCGGCCGCTGGCCCGAAGAACATGGTCACCGGCGGCATCCAGTTCACCGGCGGCAACGGCGCGATGGCCCCGGTCACGACGAAGGGCGTCCCCGCCGACGGCACCCCGTCGCCGGTCGCCACCGCGAACGACGACGGCACCGTCAAGGTCGTCGAGTACGTCGACTGGGCCTGCCCGGTGTGCAAGCAGTTCGAGACCACCTACGGCGACCAGGTGAACGACCTGGTCAAGGACGGCAAGGCGACCCTCGAGGTGCACCCCGTGTCGATCCTCGACCGCAGCTACCTCGGCTCGCGCTACGCCAGCCGTGCCGCGAACGCCGCCATGTGCGTCGCGAACTTCGCCCCGGACAAGTTCCTGTCGGTGCAGCAGCAGTTCTTCGAGAAGCAGCCCGAGGAGGGCACGAAGGGCCTGACGAACGCCGAGATCGCCGACCTGGTGAAGGCCGGCGGCGCCACCGGTTCCGACATCTCCGAGTGCCTGTCCAGCGAGCACTACAAGGGCTGGGTCACGAAGTCGACGAACGAGGTCCTGCAGGACTCCTCGGTCGCGGGCCCGCAGGGCTTCGGGACGCCGACGATCCTCGTCAACGGCAAGCGCGTGGACAGCCTGACCGACGTCGTCTCGACGATCGAGGCAGCGGCGAAGTAACGCCCCACCACCGACGACGCCCCCGCTCCCGACCAGGGAGCGGGGGCGTCGTGCGTCGAGCGGACGCGTCGACCGCGGTCGCAGCCGTCAGAGCGTGCTGAGCACCCGGGGGAAGACGACCAGGATGCAGACGACGACCACCGCGTAGTTCGCGAGCACGAACGCCCACGAGAACGGCAGCAGGGTCC
This genomic window contains:
- a CDS encoding thioredoxin domain-containing protein encodes the protein MTNNDRPTKNERRQHAREVARQRADAEKRRKRRNKWFLQGGIGLGIVAVAAIVAIVVVNVNSGGSTSAAGPKNMVTGGIQFTGGNGAMAPVTTKGVPADGTPSPVATANDDGTVKVVEYVDWACPVCKQFETTYGDQVNDLVKDGKATLEVHPVSILDRSYLGSRYASRAANAAMCVANFAPDKFLSVQQQFFEKQPEEGTKGLTNAEIADLVKAGGATGSDISECLSSEHYKGWVTKSTNEVLQDSSVAGPQGFGTPTILVNGKRVDSLTDVVSTIEAAAK